In Callospermophilus lateralis isolate mCalLat2 chromosome 18, mCalLat2.hap1, whole genome shotgun sequence, one DNA window encodes the following:
- the Tppp3 gene encoding tubulin polymerization-promoting protein family member 3, with the protein MAASTDVAGLEESFRKFAIHGDPKASGQEMNGKNWAKLCKDCKVADGKAVTGTDVDIVFSKVKGKSARVINYEEFKKALEELATKRFKGKSKEEAFDAICQLVAGKEPANLGVTKAKTGGAVDRLTDTSKYTGSHKERFDESGKGKGIAGRQDILDDSGYVSAYKNAGTYDAKVKK; encoded by the exons ATGGCAGCAAGCACAGATGTAGCTGGGCTGGAGGAGAGCTTCCGCAAGTTCGCCATCCATGGTGACCCCAAGGCCAGCGGGCAAGAGATGAATGGCAAAAACTGGGCCAAGCTGTGCAAGGACTGCAAGGTGGCTGATGGAAAGGCCGTGACAGGGACTGACGTCGACATCGTCTTCTCCAAAGTCAA GGGAAAGTCTGCTCGGGTTATCAACTATGAGGAATTCAAAAAGGCCTTGGAAGAGCTGGCAACCAAGCGGTTCAAGGGGAAGAGCAAGGAGGAGGCTTTCGATGCCATCTGCCAGTTGGTGGCAGGCAAGGAACCAGCCAACTTGGGTGTCACT AAAGCAAAAACAGGGGGTGCTGTGGACCGGCTGACGGATACCAGCAAGTACACGGGCTCCCACAAAGAGCGCTTCGATGAGAGCGGCAAGGGCAAGGGCATTGCTGGACGGCAAGACATCCTGGATGACAGTGGCTATGTGAGTGCCTACAAGAATGCAGGCACCTATGATGCCAAGGTGAAGAAGTGA